A genomic region of Kribbella sp. NBC_00382 contains the following coding sequences:
- a CDS encoding LacI family DNA-binding transcriptional regulator, giving the protein MRRPTLHAVAARAGVSKSSVSRVINGEPTVAPEIRQIVMAAVTELGYVPNGAARNLVTQKTNTIAIIVSDPPAGLVSDDPMFAMVVRAASRALEAAGKQVSLALAGSAESRSRVEQYLAAGHVDGAMLVSMDGSDPLPAVLARTGLPVVSHGRLATPGLMPYVDNDNVGGATKAVQHLLDQGRQRIATISGPLDMQAAQERLNAYRQSLQDSDRRSIVALGDFTRISGADAMRQLLQDDPHLDAVFAANDLMAIGALRTLREAGRRVPDDVAVVGFDDIEAALYTAPPLTTVRSPMGEQAASTVRLLLDLLANGSADSVILPTELILRESA; this is encoded by the coding sequence GTGCGACGACCGACTCTGCATGCCGTCGCGGCGCGAGCGGGCGTGTCGAAGTCGAGCGTCTCGCGGGTGATCAACGGCGAGCCCACCGTCGCGCCCGAGATCCGGCAGATCGTGATGGCCGCGGTGACCGAGCTGGGCTACGTGCCGAACGGCGCGGCCCGCAACCTGGTCACCCAGAAGACGAACACGATCGCGATCATCGTCTCCGATCCGCCGGCCGGTCTGGTCTCGGACGACCCGATGTTCGCGATGGTCGTCCGAGCCGCTTCGCGTGCATTGGAGGCTGCGGGCAAGCAGGTGTCGCTGGCACTCGCGGGGTCGGCCGAGAGCCGGTCGCGGGTCGAGCAGTACCTGGCAGCGGGTCATGTGGATGGCGCGATGCTCGTGTCGATGGATGGATCGGACCCGCTGCCCGCAGTACTGGCTCGCACTGGTTTGCCGGTCGTCTCGCATGGGCGGCTCGCGACGCCGGGGTTGATGCCGTACGTCGACAACGACAACGTCGGCGGTGCGACGAAGGCTGTGCAGCACCTGCTCGACCAGGGCCGGCAGCGGATTGCGACCATCTCCGGGCCGCTCGACATGCAGGCTGCGCAGGAGCGGTTGAACGCGTACCGGCAGTCGTTGCAGGACAGCGATCGCCGATCGATCGTTGCCCTGGGCGACTTCACCCGGATCTCCGGTGCGGACGCGATGCGCCAGCTCCTGCAGGACGATCCGCACCTCGACGCGGTCTTCGCCGCCAACGACCTGATGGCGATCGGCGCCCTGCGCACCTTGCGCGAAGCAGGGCGCCGAGTCCCCGACGATGTCGCGGTCGTCGGCTTCGACGACATCGAAGCAGCCCTCTACACCGCTCCCCCGCTGACAACAGTCCGCAGCCCGATGGGCGAACAAGCAGCAAGCACAGTCCGACTCCTGCTCGACCTCCTAGCCAATGGCTCCGCCGACTCAGTCATCCTGCCGACCGAACTGATCCTCCGCGAATCAGCCTGA
- a CDS encoding EboA domain-containing protein — translation MTPAMVLEELLPTAARAWLIEARQQPLSVAFPAAARKVGRDRLSPSWTTDQATRALLLVKASAADVLDVYRYGDAVEKLAVLHALSLADVADALEDHAVPIIEDALRTNDKRLVAAALGPYATQHLPQHAFRHAVLKCVFADIPLAVVDGLPKRVDPELIRMMTDFAAERSAAGRAIPADLEAYLNSPP, via the coding sequence ATGACGCCCGCGATGGTTCTGGAGGAGCTGCTCCCGACAGCGGCTCGTGCCTGGCTGATCGAGGCCCGGCAACAACCTCTCTCTGTCGCCTTCCCCGCAGCAGCCCGCAAGGTCGGCCGTGACCGCTTGAGCCCGAGCTGGACCACCGACCAAGCAACCCGCGCGCTCCTTCTCGTCAAAGCGTCAGCAGCAGACGTACTAGACGTCTATCGGTACGGCGACGCCGTCGAGAAGTTGGCCGTACTGCATGCACTCTCGCTGGCCGACGTCGCGGACGCTCTTGAAGACCATGCTGTTCCGATCATCGAGGATGCGTTGCGGACGAACGACAAGCGGCTGGTTGCTGCCGCGCTCGGGCCGTACGCAACGCAGCACCTACCCCAACACGCCTTCCGGCATGCAGTGCTGAAGTGCGTGTTCGCCGACATCCCGCTGGCCGTGGTCGACGGCCTGCCGAAGCGGGTGGATCCGGAGCTGATCCGGATGATGACCGATTTCGCCGCCGAACGGAGCGCAGCCGGCCGGGCCATCCCAGCCGACTTGGAGGCGTACCTCAACAGCCCGCCCTAA
- a CDS encoding SCO3242 family prenyltransferase — protein MLRRTTKRPRLADLAELVRAPAALTVPGDVLAGAVAAGNLRPTRLAGLAASSVALYWAGMALNDWSDRDLDAVERPERPIPSGRVTPRTALSLASSLTAAGLALSGLAGDRHTFRTSAALAATAWTYDLKAKNTPLGPVVMAAARSLDVLVGAGNNRRAALPAAAAIGAHILTTTYISQGEVHGSTPTSSRAALATTTAITAATARPASTLPGAIGTLLSAAFAGLFARSVGQAQLVAAGDPSAANLRKAVGAGIHGLVPLQAAWCARGGAPAVGAGLLAAFPLAKALARKVSPT, from the coding sequence ATGCTGAGGCGCACCACGAAGCGCCCCCGCCTGGCCGACCTGGCCGAACTAGTACGAGCCCCAGCCGCCCTCACCGTCCCCGGCGACGTACTGGCTGGCGCAGTAGCCGCAGGCAACCTCCGCCCCACCCGCCTAGCCGGCCTGGCCGCCTCGTCGGTAGCCCTCTACTGGGCCGGTATGGCCCTCAACGACTGGTCCGACCGAGACCTAGACGCAGTGGAGCGTCCCGAACGCCCCATCCCGTCCGGCCGAGTCACACCCCGTACTGCGCTGTCCCTAGCCTCATCACTGACCGCAGCCGGCCTAGCCCTGTCGGGATTGGCTGGCGACCGCCACACCTTCCGTACGTCGGCCGCCCTCGCCGCAACCGCGTGGACCTACGACCTGAAGGCCAAGAACACTCCGCTCGGCCCAGTAGTCATGGCGGCAGCCCGCTCCCTGGACGTACTGGTAGGCGCAGGCAACAACCGCCGAGCCGCCCTCCCCGCAGCCGCCGCCATCGGCGCCCACATCCTCACCACCACCTACATCTCCCAAGGCGAAGTCCACGGCAGCACCCCCACCTCCTCCCGAGCCGCCCTAGCCACCACCACCGCAATAACCGCCGCCACCGCCCGCCCCGCCTCCACCTTGCCCGGCGCTATCGGGACCTTGCTCTCCGCGGCGTTCGCCGGACTCTTCGCTCGCTCGGTCGGGCAGGCTCAGCTAGTCGCCGCAGGCGACCCGAGCGCGGCGAACCTTCGCAAAGCCGTCGGGGCAGGGATCCACGGGCTGGTACCGCTTCAGGCCGCATGGTGCGCGCGCGGCGGCGCGCCCGCAGTAGGCGCGGGTCTGCTCGCCGCATTTCCGCTGGCCAAAGCCCTCGCCAGGAAGGTGTCGCCGACATGA
- a CDS encoding TatD family hydrolase — protein MRIFDPHIHMTSRTTDDYAAMAAHGVQALVEPAFWLGQPRTSVGSFVDYFDALIGWEPFRAAQYGIKHHCTIALNPKEANDPRCREVLAVLPRYLAKDGVVAVGEVGYDSMTPEEDEVFSHQLQLAKQFELPVLVHTPHRDKAAGTTRTLDVVKESGLAPEFVVVDHLNEVTVKEVADSGCWMGFSIYPDTKMDPDRMVVILQQFGTERVLVNSAADWGKSDPLRTHATGQAMLAAGFTEDDVDQVLWRNPVAFYGQSQRLDLGDTTPADTFEGNSILRGVKP, from the coding sequence ATGCGCATCTTCGATCCGCACATCCACATGACGTCCCGGACGACCGACGACTACGCCGCGATGGCGGCCCACGGAGTGCAGGCACTGGTGGAGCCTGCGTTCTGGTTGGGGCAGCCGCGGACCAGTGTCGGCTCGTTCGTCGACTACTTCGACGCGTTGATCGGCTGGGAGCCGTTCCGCGCAGCGCAGTACGGGATCAAGCATCACTGCACGATTGCGCTCAACCCCAAGGAGGCGAACGACCCGCGCTGCCGCGAAGTCCTCGCAGTACTGCCCCGGTACCTGGCCAAGGACGGCGTCGTCGCGGTCGGCGAGGTCGGCTACGACTCGATGACGCCCGAAGAGGACGAGGTGTTCAGCCACCAACTCCAACTGGCGAAGCAGTTCGAGCTGCCGGTACTCGTCCACACCCCGCATCGCGACAAAGCAGCCGGTACCACCCGCACGCTCGACGTCGTCAAGGAATCTGGACTCGCGCCGGAGTTCGTCGTGGTGGACCACCTCAACGAGGTGACGGTCAAGGAGGTCGCCGACTCGGGGTGCTGGATGGGCTTCTCCATCTACCCCGACACCAAGATGGACCCCGACCGTATGGTCGTGATCCTTCAGCAGTTCGGCACCGAGCGCGTGCTGGTCAACTCGGCCGCCGACTGGGGCAAGTCCGATCCGCTGCGCACCCACGCGACAGGCCAGGCGATGCTCGCCGCAGGCTTCACCGAGGACGACGTCGACCAGGTGCTCTGGCGCAATCCGGTCGCCTTCTACGGCCAGTCCCAACGCCTCGACCTCGGAGACACCACACCCGCCGACACCTTCGAGGGCAACTCGATCCTGCGCGGGGTCAAACCATGA
- the eboE gene encoding metabolite traffic protein EboE — MRFRHPDGSIVHLAYCTNVHPAEDLEGVIAQLDGCSALVRKELNVPVLGVGLWLANTLADRLAKSSVALNHLRRALDRNNLEVVTLNGFPYAGFHDRVVGKKVYSPDWTEPDRLQYTLDLVDVLAKLLPADASYGSISTLPLAWRTPWDRTRDAAARDAFNRLELRLAKTQETTGRRIRVAIEPEPGCILEMVPQAADWLTPYAAQSLVGLCLDTCHLAVQFEQPAEAFSTLQRAGVEVVKSQVSAALHVPDPEDPAARELLNEFAEPKFLHQTREYGGPGIDDLDMIDQLSGHASWRVHFHVPVHAAPRPPLTSTTDVLEESLQHLVGGPHPLTHHLESETYTWSVLPSAPKSTQELAEGIAGELGWLRDRLIGLGLEEVK, encoded by the coding sequence ATGAGGTTCCGGCACCCCGACGGCTCGATCGTCCACCTCGCGTACTGCACGAACGTCCACCCCGCCGAGGACCTCGAAGGCGTCATCGCCCAGCTCGACGGCTGCTCCGCCCTGGTCCGCAAGGAACTCAACGTCCCGGTACTAGGCGTCGGACTCTGGCTCGCCAACACCCTCGCCGACCGCCTCGCCAAGTCGTCGGTCGCCCTCAACCACCTCCGCCGCGCGCTCGACCGCAACAACCTCGAGGTCGTCACGCTCAACGGTTTCCCGTACGCCGGGTTCCACGACCGCGTCGTCGGCAAGAAGGTCTACTCGCCCGACTGGACCGAGCCGGACCGACTGCAGTACACCCTCGACCTGGTCGACGTACTCGCCAAGCTGCTGCCCGCCGACGCGTCGTACGGATCGATCTCGACCCTGCCCCTGGCCTGGCGTACGCCGTGGGACCGGACCCGCGACGCCGCCGCCCGCGACGCCTTCAACCGCTTGGAACTCCGGCTCGCCAAGACGCAGGAGACCACCGGCCGCCGCATCCGCGTCGCGATCGAACCCGAACCCGGCTGCATCCTCGAAATGGTCCCGCAAGCCGCCGACTGGCTCACCCCGTACGCCGCTCAGTCGCTGGTCGGTCTCTGCCTCGACACCTGCCATCTCGCGGTGCAGTTCGAGCAACCGGCCGAGGCGTTCAGCACGCTCCAGCGGGCCGGCGTCGAAGTCGTCAAGAGCCAGGTCTCGGCTGCTCTGCATGTCCCGGACCCGGAAGATCCCGCAGCGCGCGAGCTGCTCAACGAGTTCGCCGAACCCAAGTTCCTGCACCAGACCCGCGAGTACGGCGGCCCCGGCATCGACGACCTCGACATGATCGACCAACTATCCGGGCACGCGTCCTGGCGAGTGCACTTCCACGTCCCCGTGCACGCAGCCCCACGTCCTCCACTGACCAGTACGACGGACGTACTCGAGGAGAGCCTGCAACACCTCGTCGGCGGACCGCATCCGCTGACCCATCATCTGGAGTCCGAGACCTACACCTGGTCCGTACTTCCCAGCGCCCCCAAGTCCACGCAAGAACTCGCCGAAGGCATCGCCGGAGAGCTCGGTTGGCTCCGCGACCGCCTGATCGGCCTCGGCCTGGAGGAAGTCAAGTGA
- a CDS encoding alkaline phosphatase family protein, which translates to MSKQVVVIDVVGLTPRLLRKMPRLRQLPLNRELGTVLPAVTCSAQATFLTGTMPSEHGVVGNGWYFRDLGEVFLWRQHNKLVQGEKVWDVARRENPQYKVANVCWWYAMGADTDLLVTPRPIYYADGRKAPDCYTRPVELHDRLTDKLGAFPLFHYWGPTASIKSSKWIVAASRQILAQDNPDLLLTYIPHLDYDLQRYGASSVEATRAAIELDAVLAPLLDDAAAKGATVIVLSEYGITDVSRPVDINRLLRSEGLLEVHTQDGMEYLDPWASRAFAVADHQLAHVYVKDPADIDAVSKFLGGLPGVAEVLDAEGKRAHGLDHERAGELVAVAEPDSWFTYYYWLDDARAPDFAKGVEIHRKPGYDPAELFFDPSDRFVKPRAASYLLRKKVGLRYAMSVVPLDPSIVRGSHGRLPSNPEDGPVFLSTDAELAPEGKVEATTVRDLLLKAAGLGGAGS; encoded by the coding sequence GTGAGCAAGCAAGTCGTAGTCATCGATGTCGTCGGACTGACCCCGCGCCTTCTCCGTAAGATGCCCAGGTTGCGCCAGCTCCCGCTCAACCGCGAGCTGGGCACAGTACTGCCGGCCGTCACCTGCTCGGCCCAGGCGACCTTCCTCACCGGCACGATGCCGTCCGAACACGGTGTCGTCGGCAACGGCTGGTACTTCCGTGATCTCGGGGAGGTCTTCCTCTGGCGCCAGCACAACAAGCTCGTCCAGGGGGAGAAGGTCTGGGATGTCGCCCGGCGGGAGAACCCGCAGTACAAGGTGGCCAATGTCTGTTGGTGGTACGCGATGGGCGCGGACACGGATCTGCTCGTCACGCCGCGGCCGATCTACTACGCGGACGGACGGAAGGCGCCGGACTGCTACACGAGGCCGGTCGAGTTGCATGATCGTTTGACCGACAAGCTGGGTGCGTTCCCGCTCTTTCACTACTGGGGGCCGACGGCATCGATCAAGTCGAGCAAGTGGATCGTTGCCGCGTCGCGGCAGATCCTTGCCCAGGACAACCCTGACCTGCTCCTCACCTACATCCCGCATCTCGATTACGACCTGCAGCGGTACGGCGCTTCGTCGGTCGAGGCGACCCGCGCGGCGATCGAGCTCGATGCGGTACTCGCTCCGCTGCTCGACGATGCGGCGGCGAAGGGCGCGACGGTGATCGTACTGTCGGAGTACGGAATCACCGACGTCTCGCGACCGGTCGACATCAACCGCTTACTGCGGAGCGAAGGCCTTCTGGAGGTACACACCCAGGACGGCATGGAGTACCTCGACCCGTGGGCATCCCGCGCATTCGCGGTCGCGGATCACCAATTGGCCCACGTATACGTGAAGGACCCGGCCGACATCGATGCCGTCAGCAAGTTTCTCGGTGGGCTCCCGGGCGTCGCCGAAGTACTCGATGCCGAAGGCAAACGTGCCCATGGCCTGGACCACGAGCGCGCCGGCGAACTTGTCGCCGTCGCCGAGCCGGATTCCTGGTTCACCTATTACTACTGGCTGGACGACGCGAGAGCACCCGACTTCGCCAAGGGTGTCGAGATCCACCGCAAACCCGGCTACGACCCCGCCGAGCTCTTCTTCGACCCCTCCGACCGCTTCGTCAAACCCCGCGCGGCCTCGTACCTCCTCCGCAAGAAGGTCGGCCTGCGCTACGCGATGTCGGTCGTCCCGCTCGACCCGTCGATCGTCCGCGGCTCCCACGGCCGCCTGCCGTCCAACCCCGAGGACGGCCCGGTCTTCCTCAGCACCGACGCCGAGCTGGCGCCAGAAGGAAAGGTGGAGGCAACTACAGTACGAGACTTGTTGCTCAAGGCGGCAGGTCTAGGAGGCGCCGGATCGTGA
- a CDS encoding inositol-3-phosphate synthase, with translation MRRRVGVWLFGARGSVATTTIAGAAALHHGIPPAGVVTELADFAGTDLIPLDALVFGGHDVVETPLTKQVERLMAGGVLPSGLDRLIATELAEAERNIVVLPTGGAQSELVHRMAEDIRAFRLRNDLSQVVAINVASTEAPYEVPISTAAELREALAHRQVLPASSVGALAAFEAGAAYIDFTPSTSIRPAAVREWAVEKGLPYGGQDAKTGETLVKSVLAPMFAARALPVHAWSGTNLLGGGDGATLADPRAAESKSISKERGLAEMLGNVAGDVHIDYVDAMGDWKTAWDHVLFSGFLGVRMTLQFTWQGCDSALAAPLVLDLARLSALALDRNHVGAMPFLGFYFKDPIESTEHSLARQYDELLRWTRSC, from the coding sequence ATGCGTCGACGCGTTGGTGTCTGGCTGTTCGGAGCAAGAGGATCGGTCGCGACCACGACCATCGCCGGGGCAGCGGCACTCCACCACGGAATCCCACCCGCCGGAGTAGTCACCGAACTCGCCGACTTCGCCGGTACGGACCTGATCCCCCTGGACGCCCTCGTCTTCGGCGGCCACGACGTAGTCGAGACTCCACTGACCAAACAGGTCGAACGCCTGATGGCCGGCGGCGTCCTCCCATCGGGCCTAGACCGCCTAATAGCCACCGAACTAGCCGAAGCAGAACGCAACATCGTGGTACTGCCGACCGGCGGTGCGCAGTCCGAGCTGGTTCATCGGATGGCTGAAGACATCCGCGCCTTCCGCCTGCGCAACGACCTCAGCCAGGTAGTCGCCATCAACGTCGCGTCGACTGAGGCGCCATACGAGGTGCCTATTTCCACCGCCGCAGAGTTGCGGGAGGCGCTGGCGCATCGGCAGGTACTGCCGGCTAGCTCAGTGGGTGCTTTGGCAGCGTTCGAGGCGGGTGCGGCGTATATCGACTTCACGCCATCGACCTCGATCCGGCCGGCCGCGGTGCGGGAGTGGGCGGTCGAGAAGGGCTTGCCGTACGGCGGGCAGGATGCAAAGACGGGGGAGACCCTGGTCAAGAGCGTGCTCGCCCCGATGTTCGCGGCCCGCGCCCTCCCCGTGCACGCCTGGTCCGGTACCAACCTCCTCGGCGGCGGTGACGGCGCGACCCTCGCCGACCCACGCGCCGCGGAGTCGAAGAGCATCTCCAAGGAACGTGGTCTCGCCGAAATGCTCGGCAACGTCGCAGGTGACGTCCACATCGACTACGTGGACGCCATGGGCGACTGGAAGACCGCTTGGGACCACGTGCTCTTCTCCGGCTTCCTCGGCGTCCGGATGACGCTGCAGTTCACCTGGCAGGGCTGCGACTCCGCCCTCGCCGCCCCGCTCGTACTAGACCTGGCGCGCCTCTCAGCCCTGGCCCTGGATCGCAACCACGTCGGCGCGATGCCCTTCCTCGGCTTCTACTTCAAAGACCCCATCGAGTCGACCGAACACTCCCTGGCCCGCCAGTACGACGAACTGCTCCGCTGGACCCGCTCATGCTGA
- a CDS encoding autotransporter-associated beta strand repeat-containing protein codes for MNRRRAVMLATLGLLGALVQPGPAVAVGTGDITAEIIAGRNVTLSGDAVVRVPAGTTKYDGVITGEGTLRISGRGTLILSRDSDFTVPKAKQRQAVEILGGNHPYVVVRHSDPPAVIVDRGATLQYGTGGSTGLIGRFPYNTPGYQLNQDNIEVNGTLRLSLVRTFNLGTISGSGLVSQPRFLWGTLDLAGTHPFSGVIDNGTGTAAGKPESAVALPNARAVVNQGTWTIDTPLDQTITLRQNFYQREYGSDINVQSRPGSKVVLTGQYSYSDRGGDTDPSLSDPAINWRKIAHDLNKRGTNIKGANVQWGDGSTHQIFMPGTAETVYINLLAARSRSKLAFAYNGPVTLGAPIGGGVFHDTLKAPGAGDIVIKSVRGNDVTFAADQYYDGSTTIEKGAILRLGSGRPGGDGSLLTKAALYKVANFGSLVVQNTRKTTSLSKISGSGSLIQAGAATTRLTGALSYTGKTTISQGVLALTGGSLKSSTAVALTKAGAKLDLTKAGNQTLRNLTMLGGTTVLAGSDSTVTLSQASTLAGTFKGGKLLNTGVLDGSFSVNGDFAQTRNGRLTTRADGKPLNVTGTVSLAGALAPVAGAKPERSAQEITIIDNSGSDQVAGTFTGLAEGAEVPVGGTKYAITYRGGDGNDVTLKPVKVNAAVAVPNQPAAENMPQATTSPAGNSSVLRTAGLATAAGAILGLGLFLLRRRRRPSSSSG; via the coding sequence ATGAACAGACGTCGCGCAGTAATGCTCGCGACGCTCGGACTGCTGGGCGCTCTGGTGCAGCCGGGGCCGGCGGTGGCCGTGGGAACCGGGGACATCACGGCCGAGATCATCGCCGGCCGGAACGTCACGTTGTCCGGCGATGCCGTCGTGAGGGTGCCGGCCGGCACGACGAAGTACGACGGCGTGATCACCGGCGAGGGCACGCTCCGGATCAGTGGGCGCGGCACCCTGATCCTCAGCAGGGACAGCGATTTCACAGTGCCGAAGGCCAAGCAACGGCAGGCCGTCGAGATCCTGGGCGGGAACCATCCGTACGTCGTGGTCAGGCACTCCGATCCGCCGGCCGTCATCGTCGATCGGGGTGCCACGCTCCAGTACGGGACGGGCGGCAGCACCGGGCTGATCGGGAGGTTTCCGTACAACACCCCGGGTTACCAGCTCAATCAGGACAACATCGAGGTCAACGGCACCCTGCGGCTGTCCCTCGTCCGGACCTTCAATCTCGGCACCATCAGCGGCTCCGGGCTGGTCAGCCAGCCACGCTTCCTGTGGGGCACGCTCGATCTCGCCGGGACCCACCCGTTCTCCGGTGTGATCGACAACGGGACCGGGACGGCCGCAGGCAAGCCCGAGTCCGCCGTGGCGCTGCCCAACGCCCGGGCCGTCGTCAACCAGGGCACCTGGACGATCGACACCCCGCTGGACCAAACCATCACACTGCGGCAGAACTTCTACCAGCGTGAGTACGGCAGTGACATCAACGTCCAGTCGCGCCCGGGCAGCAAGGTCGTGCTCACCGGGCAGTACAGCTATTCCGACCGCGGTGGCGACACCGATCCGTCGCTCAGCGACCCCGCCATCAACTGGCGGAAGATCGCGCACGACCTCAACAAACGGGGCACCAACATCAAGGGCGCCAACGTCCAGTGGGGTGACGGCTCCACGCACCAGATCTTCATGCCGGGCACCGCGGAGACCGTTTACATCAACTTGCTGGCGGCCCGGTCCCGTTCCAAGCTGGCCTTCGCCTACAACGGCCCGGTGACGCTGGGCGCCCCGATCGGCGGCGGCGTCTTCCACGACACGCTCAAGGCGCCAGGGGCCGGCGACATCGTGATCAAGTCGGTGCGGGGCAACGACGTGACGTTCGCGGCAGACCAGTACTACGACGGCTCCACGACGATAGAGAAGGGCGCGATCCTCCGGCTCGGCAGCGGGCGACCGGGCGGTGACGGCAGCCTGCTGACGAAGGCCGCGCTGTACAAGGTCGCCAACTTCGGTTCGCTGGTCGTGCAGAACACCAGGAAGACGACCTCGCTCTCGAAGATCAGCGGAAGCGGATCCTTGATCCAGGCCGGCGCAGCCACCACCCGCCTCACCGGAGCTCTCAGCTATACGGGGAAGACGACAATCTCGCAGGGCGTCCTTGCCCTCACCGGCGGCAGTCTGAAGTCCAGTACCGCCGTGGCGCTCACGAAGGCGGGCGCCAAGCTCGACCTGACCAAGGCGGGGAACCAGACGCTGCGCAACCTCACGATGCTCGGCGGTACGACGGTCCTGGCCGGCAGCGACTCGACTGTCACCCTGTCGCAGGCATCCACGCTCGCCGGCACCTTCAAGGGGGGCAAGCTGCTCAACACCGGCGTACTGGATGGGTCGTTCTCGGTGAACGGGGACTTCGCGCAAACCAGGAACGGCCGGTTGACGACCCGCGCGGACGGCAAGCCGCTGAACGTCACCGGCACGGTGTCACTCGCGGGGGCGCTTGCCCCAGTTGCAGGGGCCAAGCCTGAGCGCTCCGCCCAGGAGATCACCATCATCGACAACTCCGGTTCTGACCAGGTCGCCGGTACCTTCACGGGTCTCGCCGAAGGCGCCGAGGTGCCGGTCGGCGGCACGAAGTACGCCATCACCTACCGCGGCGGCGACGGCAACGACGTCACCCTGAAACCAGTGAAGGTGAACGCCGCCGTAGCAGTGCCGAACCAGCCAGCGGCAGAAAACATGCCCCAGGCAACCACTTCTCCGGCCGGCAACTCGTCTGTCTTGCGGACAGCAGGCCTTGCCACCGCGGCCGGGGCGATCCTTGGGCTGGGCCTGTTCCTCCTTCGCCGACGCCGTCGGCCATCCAGCTCTTCAGGCTGA
- a CDS encoding sugar phosphate isomerase/epimerase family protein, producing the protein MRFGYGTNGFANHRLPEALKVIADLGYDGVALTLDHNHLDPFGPDLRQRTAEVGKLLAASNLAVVIETGGRYVLDPYRKHEPTLLHTHGSEWRIALLERAIEVAADLGAEAVSFWSGTLPPDVTPELGWQRLIGSCNQLVAYAADRGVQLALEPEPGMLIDDLSGYLKLQAEIGSETLGLTLDIGHLVCNEPQSPPACITAAAQYLVNLQIDDMRRGVHEHLEFGTGEVDFPPVLQALKDIQYQGLVAVELPRHSHAAPTIARDSLEFLRKASV; encoded by the coding sequence ATGAGATTCGGTTACGGGACCAACGGGTTCGCCAACCACCGGTTGCCCGAAGCGCTCAAGGTGATCGCGGATCTCGGGTACGACGGGGTCGCGCTGACCCTCGACCACAACCACCTCGACCCGTTCGGCCCGGACCTTCGTCAGCGCACCGCCGAGGTTGGCAAACTACTTGCTGCCAGCAACCTTGCAGTGGTGATCGAGACCGGCGGCCGCTACGTGCTCGACCCGTATCGCAAGCACGAACCCACCCTCCTCCACACCCACGGCTCCGAGTGGCGGATCGCGCTGCTCGAACGCGCCATCGAGGTCGCCGCAGACCTAGGCGCCGAAGCAGTCTCCTTCTGGTCCGGAACCCTCCCGCCGGACGTGACACCCGAGCTCGGCTGGCAACGACTCATCGGCAGCTGCAACCAACTCGTCGCCTACGCCGCCGACCGAGGCGTCCAGCTAGCCCTCGAACCAGAACCCGGCATGCTCATCGACGACCTGTCCGGCTACCTCAAACTCCAGGCCGAGATAGGCAGCGAGACTCTAGGCCTAACGCTCGACATCGGCCACCTGGTCTGCAACGAGCCCCAATCCCCACCAGCCTGCATCACCGCCGCCGCCCAATACCTCGTCAACCTCCAGATCGACGACATGCGCCGAGGCGTCCACGAACACCTCGAGTTCGGCACCGGCGAGGTCGACTTCCCACCAGTCCTCCAAGCCCTCAAAGACATCCAGTACCAAGGCCTAGTAGCAGTAGAACTCCCACGCCACTCCCACGCCGCCCCCACCATCGCGCGCGACTCCCTCGAATTCCTCCGCAAGGCATCGGTATGA